The following coding sequences are from one Dreissena polymorpha isolate Duluth1 chromosome 8, UMN_Dpol_1.0, whole genome shotgun sequence window:
- the LOC127840474 gene encoding uncharacterized protein LOC127840474 encodes MDFELDMAFINEKISSSFFRAEVRNGERRHLIFATDQQLQLLKKAKTWYIDGTFKVVRQRFYQLLSIHSFVRSGDDMKQLPLLFAVMAGKTSEDYTQVFKGVMDILHNETRVKEFMVDFEAGMWQGLREVFVDPTIKGCAFHWNQAVWRHVQSLGLQSAYSQRDTVFTFVRKVMSIPFLPAEHVEPAIMRLKEKTTDERLADLLEYVDRTWLKSSVWGPENWSVFGRSVRTNNDCEGWHLKLNQHAKKANLPFYLLLTLLCEEASLLPTQVKMVSEEKLSRRQRRIRTK; translated from the exons ATGGACTTTGAG CTCGACATGGCGTTCATCAACGAGAAGATCTCGTCGTCTTTCTTCCGGGCCGAGGTCCGCAACGGCGAAAGACGACATCTTATATTCGCCACAGACCAGCAACTTCAACTGTTGAAGAaagcaaagacatggtacatTGACGGGACGTTTAAGGTGGTCCGACAACGCTTTTACCAGTTGCTTTCCATTCATTCTTTCGTAAGGTCCGGTGACGACATGAAGCAGCTTCCGTTACTGTTTGCGGTGATGGCCGGAAAAACCAGTGAAGACTACACACAG GTTTTCAAAGGCGTCATGGACATCCTCCATAACGAAACTCGAGTGAAAGAATTCATGGTCGATTTTGAAGCCGGGATGTGGCAGGGCCTCCGGGAAGTTTTCGTCGACCCAACAATTAAAGGATGTGCCTTTCACTGGAACCAGGCCGTATGGCGGCACGTGCAAAGCCTCGGTCTCcag AGCGCCTACAGTCAACGCGACACTGTATTCACCTTTGTTCGCAAGGTCATGTCTATACCGTTCCTGCCAGCGGAACATGTGGAACCAGCGATTATGAG actgaaagaaaaaacaacagacgAACGCCTGGCCGACCTGCTAGAGTATGTGGACAGGACATGGCTTAAATCTTCGGTGTGGGGACCTGAAAATTGGAGCGTGTTTGGTCGGAGTGTCCGAACAAATAATGACTGTGAAGGGTGGCACTTGAAACTAAATCAGCACGCCAAGAAAGCCAATTTGCCTTTCTACCTACTACTGACCCTTCTTTGTGAAGAGGCTTCCCTTCTCCCAACACAGGTGAAGATGGTATCAGAAGAAAAGCTATCCAGGCGACAACGAAGAATCCGTACGAAATaa